Proteins from a single region of Anthonomus grandis grandis chromosome 10, icAntGran1.3, whole genome shotgun sequence:
- the LOC126741243 gene encoding uncharacterized protein LOC126741243 codes for MKIVFVICVVVCLSEILCQNLNPDFQSDTSNSGDEFNLYDHGRLLDKIDDNKRVEANDRSFPSVIDINKNDQEELRKQSLKEFLESFAKKYNAKKNTNERPGENNLAQNLEEPSQSYTEHANIRDKSINNWSLLGVNRHKNPYDDKMGWVSLEPIPWSISKISKWQSKYKPSTEMPWDDHGAISSQRPYLQDDQDYDRPVSITPPSPYHYHRPTQSSDRYDTNIYDHIEISRPRPTFTTISSRPTAYYENKVHVQAHLPSYNWYGSTTMRPNGHKRKNCNDHNEQIITDGLPSNFPSNTYDHIRRKSTEKEIQTESHPFNGEGEWVLLSTTKGYKHPRNGQRSLSSDLSIKPVHTLRTSKGIQLTVLPPLKGSNVNMTTSHGGLLQVESTFESVEQAKQKFDKKQHTLKVKSKRKRRRTKKNGNSVTQKDSQNRQTTPHYGDPGAVMAAVGAGMIPATMAMMMPMALSGG; via the exons atgaaaatcgTTTTTGTGATATGTGTCGTAGTGTGTCTTAGTGAGATTTTATGTCAAAATCTTAATCCAGATTTTCAAAGTGATACTAGTAATAGTGGAgatgaatttaatttatatgacCATGGCCGTTTGTTGGACAAAATTGATGATAATAAAAG ggtgGAAGCCAATGACAGAAGTTTTCCTTCAGTCATagatataaacaaaaatgaccaaGAAGAATTAAGAAAGCAATCTCTAAAAGAGTTTCTTGAATCTTTTGCAAAGAAATacaatgccaaaaaaaatacaaacgaAAGACCCGGTGAAAATAATTTAGCTCAAAATCTAGAGGAACCAAGTCAAAGCTATACCGAACATGCGAATATTCGAGACAAATCTATAAATAATTGGTCCTTATTGGGTGTTAACAGACACAAAAATCCTTATGATGATAAAATGGG GTGGGTAAGCTTGGAACCTATACCCTggtcaatttccaaaatatcaaAGTGGCAAAGTAAGTACAAGCCGTCTACTGAAATGCCTTGGGATGATCATGGAGCTATCAGTAGCCAAAGACCATATCTGCAAGATGATCAGGATTATGACAG ACCAGTATCAATAACACCACCTAGTCCATACCATTACCACAGACCAACACAATCATCTGATAGATACGACACTAATATCTATGATCATATAGAGATATCCCGACCTAGGCCGACCTTTACTACGATTTCTTCCAGACCTACTgcatattatgaaaataaagttCACGTTCAAGCACATTTACCATCTTACAATTGGTATGGAAGTACTACCATGCGACCGAATGGTCATAAAA GAAAAAATTGTAATGATCATAATGAACAAATAATTACTGATGGGCTGCCGTCCAACTTTCCATCTAACACTTATGACCACATAAGAAGAAAAAGCACTGAAAAAGAAATACAGACTGAATCTCACCCTTTCAACGGAGAAGGTGAATGGGTGTTGCTATCGACCACTAAAGGATATAAGCACCCAAGGAACGGACAAAGATCTTTATCGTCTGATCTTAGTATCAAACCTGTACATACCTTAAGAACTTcaaa aggTATTCAGTTAACAGTTCTGCCGCCTCTTAAAGGTTCTAATGTTAACATGACTACGTCACACGGTGGTTTGTTGCAAGTAGAGTCTACTTTCGAAAGTGTAGAGCAAGCCAAgcaaaaatttgataaaaaacagcACACTCTAAAAGTCAAATCTAAGAGGAAACGCAGGAGAACAAAGAAAAATGGTAATAGTGTAACACAAAAGGATAGTCAAAACAGGCAAACAACGCCACACTATGGAGATCCTGGAGCAGTAATGGCGGCAGTAG GAGCTGGAATGATTCCTGCTACTATGGCGATGATGATGCCTATGGCTCTGAGTGGAGGCTAG